In the Armatimonadia bacterium genome, ACAATAATCAGCTGAAGATCCCCTCACTGGTCTTCGGCCCGGGGAGCCTGACCGTGGCGCACAGTGACCAGGAACACATCGCCGTGAGCGACGTGTTGAAGGGGTCAGGCATCCTGACGGCGCTGGTAAGTGACTGGTGCGGCCTCGCCTGAGAGCGCAGGGAAGGCCTCTTGCCTCCCACCGTGAGGCGTGGCCGAGGGAAGTCCCGGCCGGGGAATTCGCGACCCAAAGGGGGTTCGTCAATGAACACACAACACCTTACTGTGTGCGTCGCCGACATTGACCGCTACAACCTGGCGACGCGCCACTTGACGTTAGAGCAGGTCGCCGAGTTCCTGCAGGGCTTCTACGAGCGTGTCGGCGAGGTCCTGCTTTCGCACAGCGGCAGGCTGGTGAAGTACATCGGCGATGCCGCTCTCATGACCTTCGACGCGGGCAAGGAAGAGGTCGCCGTGCGGGCGATGTGGTCCCTGCGGAGCGTGTATCAGGAGTGGGTCGACGGGCTCAGCACCGACCTTGCAGTCAGCGAGCTGTGTGTGGGTATCGCCACCGGCCAGGTGGTGGTCGGGCAGTTTGGCCACCCGCGGATGCTGCAGTATGATGTCGTCGGTCGGCCGGTGACGATCGCCTCCTTCCTGCTCAACTGCGGCGGCGTGGTCATGGATAAGGCGACCTCCGAGGCGGTGGCGGGACGTGTGCAGATGGAGACCGCGACGGCGCCGGGTGGCGTGACGGGGTACCGAGTTACCGGACTGCGATGATCTCGCGCGAGGGCTGTCTGTAGGGCGGTCCTTGCACTGGGATCTGCGGTAGAGACACCACAGTGCTGTGGCCCGTCGCTTGGGCCTGATAGGAGTTGTGAGTATGCTCGCACTGGTCAAGACACAGAAGGGAGAGGGCTTCCTGGAACTGCAGGAGGTTCCCGAGCCCGTGAACGCCGAGGACGAGGTCCTCATTGAGGTCAAGGCCGCCGGCATCTGCGGCACGGACATCCATGTGAAGCATGACACCTTCCCCTACTGGCCGCCGGTGATTCTGGGGCACGAGTTCTCCGGCGAGATCGTGAAGGTCGGCTCACAGGTCAAGGGCTGGAAGGTCGGCGACCGCGTCGTGGGCGAACCTCACACCAAACACTGCGGCGAGTGCTACCTGTGCCGCATGGGCCACATCCAGAACTGCCCCGAGAAGCGCTCACCCGGTTGGGGCATTGACGGTGCCTTCACCCGCTACCTCAAGTACCCGCCCAAGCTTCTGCATCGGATTCCCGACTCAATGACCTATGAGCAGGCGGCCGTGGTCGAGCCGACGGCGAACGTTGTCACCGACATCATCGTCCGCGACGCCATCGGGGTAGGCGACTTCGTCGTGGTCTCCGGACCGGGGCCGATCGGTCTGCTGGCGGCGCAGGTCGCCAAGGCCGGCGGTGCCCGTGAAGTGATGATCGTTGGGGCACCGGCCGATGAGAAGCTGCGCCTGTCGACGGCCCGCAAGCTCGGGATCGATCATGTGGTGAACTTCGCCGAGGTCAATCCGGTGGAGCGCTGCCTGGAGCTCACCGACGGCCGTGGTGCAGACCTGGTCATCGACTGCAGCGGCGCGCCGCCCGCCATCGCCCAGGCCTTCGACCTCGTGCGCAAGTGGGGCAAGGTCTGTGCGATCGGCCTCACCGGCAAGCGGCCCGTTACCCTCGACTGGGACGCCGCTATGACCAAGGTCGTAACGCTGTACTTCAACATGTCGACGGAATACCGGAGCTGGGACATGACGATCGGCCTCATCGCCTCCGGCAAGGTGCAGGTCGATCCGCTCCTCACCCATGTGCTGCCGCTGACAGAATGGGAGAGGGCTTTTGCCGCCGTTGAGGAAATGGAAGGGTTGAAGGCAATCCTCGTTCCCTGACCACGACCACCTGCGTTGTGCGGGCAGTGCCACCCGGCCGCCGGTTGCTGGGCCTTACAAGGGAGTACGCGACATGTCCAACAAGACTTACGGTTTCGGTATCGTCGGTTGCGGCCTCATCTCGCAGTTCCACGGACAGGCGATCAAGGCTGCTCCAGGCGCCAAACTCATCTGCGCCGCAGACCTCAACCAGGAGCGCCTCGGCAAGTTCTGTGCCGACTTCGGTTGCGAAGCCGCCCCGAGCTTTGAGGCCATGCTTGAGGACCCCCGCGTTGATGTCGTCAACGTCTGCACCCCGAACGCTCTGCACGCCAAGTTCGCAGTTCCAGCGATGAAGGCCAAGAAGCACGTGATCGTCGAAAAGCCGCCGGAAATGACCCTCGAGAAGTGCGACGAGATGATCGCCGCCCGCGATGCGAACGGGGTCAAGGTGGCCATCTCGCTGCAGTGCCGGTTCCGCAAGGCCGTGCGGGCCATCAAGGAAGCCATCGAGAGCGGACGCTTCGGACGGCTCATGGCCGGCGACACCTACATGAAGTGGTACCGCTCACTGGACTACTACAAGATGGATGACTGGCGCAGCAAGCGTGATCAGGGCGCCGGGGTCACCATCCAGCACGCCTTCCACTACATCGACCTGCTGCAGCACCTCATGGGGCCGGTGGCACGAGTGGAGGCTCGCATGACCAACCTGGCGCACCCTGAGGTGGAGCTCGAGGACACCGCCTTCGCCTTCCTGGACTACGCCAACGGGGCCCGCGGCCTGGTGGAAGCCAGCACCGCCTGCTGGCCCGGCACCGACGTCCGGATTGAGATCAACGGTGAGAACGGCACCGCGATCATGATGGGCGAGCGGATCGTCACCTGGGAGTTCAAGGACA is a window encoding:
- a CDS encoding Gfo/Idh/MocA family oxidoreductase: MSNKTYGFGIVGCGLISQFHGQAIKAAPGAKLICAADLNQERLGKFCADFGCEAAPSFEAMLEDPRVDVVNVCTPNALHAKFAVPAMKAKKHVIVEKPPEMTLEKCDEMIAARDANGVKVAISLQCRFRKAVRAIKEAIESGRFGRLMAGDTYMKWYRSLDYYKMDDWRSKRDQGAGVTIQHAFHYIDLLQHLMGPVARVEARMTNLAHPEVELEDTAFAFLDYANGARGLVEASTACWPGTDVRIEINGENGTAIMMGERIVTWEFKDKQPGDEEMTRIGSADVKTGAGGAADLGYHDHQSMVEDMIEAISTDRSPYIPVESARESLAIALAMYRSADSGEPVEV
- a CDS encoding zinc-binding dehydrogenase, with translation MLALVKTQKGEGFLELQEVPEPVNAEDEVLIEVKAAGICGTDIHVKHDTFPYWPPVILGHEFSGEIVKVGSQVKGWKVGDRVVGEPHTKHCGECYLCRMGHIQNCPEKRSPGWGIDGAFTRYLKYPPKLLHRIPDSMTYEQAAVVEPTANVVTDIIVRDAIGVGDFVVVSGPGPIGLLAAQVAKAGGAREVMIVGAPADEKLRLSTARKLGIDHVVNFAEVNPVERCLELTDGRGADLVIDCSGAPPAIAQAFDLVRKWGKVCAIGLTGKRPVTLDWDAAMTKVVTLYFNMSTEYRSWDMTIGLIASGKVQVDPLLTHVLPLTEWERAFAAVEEMEGLKAILVP
- a CDS encoding adenylate/guanylate cyclase domain-containing protein, with protein sequence MNTQHLTVCVADIDRYNLATRHLTLEQVAEFLQGFYERVGEVLLSHSGRLVKYIGDAALMTFDAGKEEVAVRAMWSLRSVYQEWVDGLSTDLAVSELCVGIATGQVVVGQFGHPRMLQYDVVGRPVTIASFLLNCGGVVMDKATSEAVAGRVQMETATAPGGVTGYRVTGLR